From the Burkholderia sp. WP9 genome, the window CGGCAATGTCTTCGGCATGGCCGGCATGACCATCGCCATGCTGACCACGCTCGCGCTGATCGGCAAACAGGCGTCTTCGCTCGGATCGGATCTGATACTCGGGCTGACGGTACTCGTCGGCGCACTGATTGTCGGTGGCGCGATCGGCACGGTGGTCGCCGCGCGGGTCGAAATGACAAAAATGCCCGAACTGATCGCAGCCATGCACTCGCTGATCGGCTTGGCCGCTGTCTGCATTGCTTATGCCGTGGTGTCAGAGCCGTCCGCCTTCGGTCTCGCTGCAAGCGGCGGCGAACTGCCGTACGGCAATCGCGTCGAGTTGTTCATCGGCACGTTTATCGGCGCGATCACGTTCTCCGGTTCGGTGATCGCATTCGGCAAGCTGTCGGGCAAGTACAAGTTCCGGTTGTTCCAGGGCGCACCCGTCGTGTATCCCGCACAGCATGCGCTCAACCTCGCGCTCGCGATCTCCATGGTGGGCTTCGGCATTGCATTTTTTCTGACGCAGTCGTGGTGGTCCTTCATTGTCATGACCGCGATTGCTTTCGCGCTCGGCGTGCTGATCATCATTCCGATCGGCGGCGCCGACATGCCGGTGGTGGTCTCGATGCTCAACTCCTACTCGGGGTGGGCGGCGGCCGGCATCGGCTTCTCGCTGAACAACCCGATGCTGATCATTGCCGGCTCACTGGTCGGCTCGTCCGGTGCGATTCTGTCGTACATCATGTGCCGGGCGATGAACCGTTCGTTCTTCAGTGTGCTGCTTGGCGGCTTCGGTGCGCAAGCCTCCGCTGACAGCGGCCTCAAGCGCGAGCAGCGGCCGGTCAAATCAGGTTCCGCCGACGATGCCGCGTTTCTGCTCGGTAATGCCGAATCGGTCGTGATCGTACCGGGCTACGGCCTCGCTGTCG encodes:
- a CDS encoding NAD(P)(+) transhydrogenase (Re/Si-specific) subunit beta; its protein translation is MSMNVVTLLYLVASVCFIQALKGLSNPKSARLGNVFGMAGMTIAMLTTLALIGKQASSLGSDLILGLTVLVGALIVGGAIGTVVAARVEMTKMPELIAAMHSLIGLAAVCIAYAVVSEPSAFGLAASGGELPYGNRVELFIGTFIGAITFSGSVIAFGKLSGKYKFRLFQGAPVVYPAQHALNLALAISMVGFGIAFFLTQSWWSFIVMTAIAFALGVLIIIPIGGADMPVVVSMLNSYSGWAAAGIGFSLNNPMLIIAGSLVGSSGAILSYIMCRAMNRSFFSVLLGGFGAQASADSGLKREQRPVKSGSADDAAFLLGNAESVVIVPGYGLAVARAQHALKELTDKLTDKGIDVRYAIHPVAGRMPGHMNVLLAEAEVPYDQVFEMDDINAEFGQTDVVLVLGANDVVNPAAKTDPASPIAGMPILEAYKARTVIVNKRSMASGYAGLDNDLFYMDKTMMVFSDAKKVIENMTKALE